The following proteins are co-located in the Rhodothermales bacterium genome:
- a CDS encoding outer membrane beta-barrel protein, translating to MSLRKIVVPVALLLASVSTPAVAQIAFNPQAGLSASRLSTDPPDTEGQARLGYQIGATLRIGGRLHLMPGVFWQRSGTQLRMRPTFQDPFNDGEIADITRQTDLSAAMVSLGFGYNVIHESIFKVRVHASAAATSIYEVDSEDSRLSKDNFKTLLLGVPIGAGVDILNLITVDLSYETGVTDLFEDYLGIPIDATNNVFRFNVGVVF from the coding sequence ATGTCGCTTCGCAAGATCGTCGTCCCCGTCGCCCTGCTCCTGGCGAGCGTTTCTACCCCGGCGGTCGCCCAGATCGCCTTCAATCCCCAGGCCGGCCTCAGCGCGTCGCGGCTATCGACCGACCCGCCCGACACGGAGGGCCAGGCCCGCCTCGGCTACCAGATCGGCGCGACGCTGCGGATCGGGGGCCGGCTGCACCTGATGCCCGGCGTGTTCTGGCAGCGGTCGGGCACCCAGCTGAGGATGCGGCCCACGTTCCAGGACCCCTTCAACGACGGCGAAATCGCCGACATCACCCGGCAAACCGACCTCAGCGCCGCGATGGTTTCGCTCGGTTTCGGCTACAACGTCATCCACGAATCGATCTTCAAGGTCCGCGTCCACGCCAGCGCCGCCGCGACGAGCATTTATGAGGTGGATTCGGAAGATAGCCGCCTCTCGAAGGACAACTTCAAAACCCTGCTCCTGGGCGTGCCCATCGGCGCCGGCGTGGATATCCTGAACCTCATCACCGTCGACCTCAGCTACGAGACGGGGGTCACCGACCTGTTCGAGGACTACCTCGGGATCCCGATCGACGCCACCAACAACGTCTTCCGGTTCAATGTCGGCGTGGTGTTCTGA
- a CDS encoding ABC transporter permease subunit yields the protein MLSSRNSLGRLGLLLFMALAILPILFSLGYAVAYSTGLSGLLSDGFTWDHWAKLGQGSEIWASFGLSLYIAAASVVLTISLSLTLALYLRRPLGYGALSYIIYFPLALPATVAAFIVFQLFSGAGYVSRILIGFGVIDDIAQFPDLVNDAYGIGIVIAHVGLAVPFFILLFVEIYNSEKLDALGRLARTLGAGRRQVLYRVHVPILLKRCFTNIVLFFIAVLGSYEVPLLLGRQSPQMISVLTMRKYAMFDIHQKPEAFIIALLYTVLVVTFIVVAFRKGEVRHEH from the coding sequence TTGCTGAGTAGCCGCAACAGCCTGGGCCGGCTGGGGCTGCTGCTTTTTATGGCGCTGGCTATCCTGCCCATCCTGTTCAGCCTGGGGTACGCGGTGGCGTACAGCACCGGGCTGTCGGGACTCCTCAGCGACGGGTTCACCTGGGATCACTGGGCGAAGCTGGGGCAGGGGAGCGAAATATGGGCATCCTTCGGGCTCAGCCTCTACATCGCCGCGGCATCCGTCGTGCTGACGATCAGCCTGTCCCTCACCCTCGCGCTGTACCTGCGCCGTCCCCTGGGATATGGGGCGCTGTCGTACATCATCTATTTCCCGCTCGCGCTGCCGGCGACGGTGGCGGCCTTTATCGTGTTTCAGCTGTTCTCGGGGGCCGGGTACGTCTCCCGTATCCTGATCGGTTTCGGGGTGATCGACGACATCGCGCAGTTTCCGGACCTGGTGAACGATGCGTACGGCATCGGCATCGTGATCGCGCACGTCGGGCTCGCGGTGCCGTTTTTTATCCTGCTCTTCGTCGAGATCTACAACAGCGAGAAGCTGGACGCGCTCGGCCGGCTGGCGCGTACGCTCGGCGCGGGCCGGCGGCAGGTGCTGTACCGCGTCCACGTCCCGATCCTGCTCAAGCGCTGCTTTACCAACATCGTGCTTTTTTTTATCGCGGTGCTGGGGAGCTACGAGGTGCCGCTGCTGCTGGGCCGGCAGTCGCCGCAGATGATCTCGGTGCTGACGATGCGGAAGTACGCGATGTTCGACATCCACCAGAAGCCCGAGGCTTTCATCATCGCGCTGCTGTACACGGTGCTGGTGGTCACATTCATCGTCGTTGCTTTCCGAAAAGGGGAGGTGCGGCATGAGCATTAG
- a CDS encoding TonB-dependent receptor, producing MIASRFRRFVPLCVLSLLFLAASPLRVAAQASLEATVFNLKTNQPIEGITIWLENEEIGYSEQKTTNALGKVFFAGLTTAGVYEAFVPQSADYNEARAGQIRLRSNEKRSVVLLVGPVSEVQLDELVVEGSGFAQLNTTSAEVASTLAAKEVEMLPIEGRDITRALYRLPNVTLATGFFPEAPNVSINGANSLFVNYMIDGMDNNENFLGGQKFPIPVGSVQDVTVLTNNYSVEYGRTGNGVFNVTTKGGGNTVSGEAFYVTRPGPVIDASSPYAQRDLSGNQVKDGFQRHQAGFAIGGPIRKDETFFFVNYEQTYDLKDNLLNVPALGVNETVRGQNTFSLASARVDQRWSDRFRSTFRANVGIVGIERQGGGLEGGTEFPSTGNTQDRNATLIGAQNTYLGDRFVWEGNAQFSRFRWNYADAQDNTTPRVDVLGADGLSLAGLGHPGYVFDDIENTFQIQQKVTLSVGQSTFKFGGEIITSNFELAGGGAPAGAYLVQLNQAQEDALRERALGSELGVTDIPADAEVLAYSIELRPTRFGARQNYYSLYAEDQVAVNSRLNLTVGLRYDYDNLSKGGAAEGDLNNFAPRLNFNYLIDDRSVVRGGYGIFYDKVLYAIYSDALQQNSTAEGYRQQLQQLIDTGVLPADTDLDRITFDGNLTVDATALTPGYLQGPGPFEVLAQRDQVFSNELRILNPNGYDNPYTHQFSLGYQRQLGTDRLFYVDLVHTRSFNLYRLRSLNPPAPWDLDPVPTDPAFDPSDYVRTPAEADATRPVPIVPGGARNIVVSEAGGESRYYAASFNLLKDRHDDTYAYRFSYTLSNLRNNTEDINFRAQDANNFEDEWGPSINDRTHVINGIVYYYPVRDVAVSVAALVQSGQPINRIPDATIFGTTDLNGDGRSFADAYQGNSDRAPGEDRNSDRLPWATTFDLGVHYNLPVAGQIVELRADIFNLFNAENLSGYSNNATQSNQIQVGGAREIVRRNAAPPRQFQFGVRVVF from the coding sequence ATGATCGCTTCCCGATTCAGGCGGTTTGTGCCGCTGTGCGTTCTTTCGCTGCTTTTCCTCGCTGCATCTCCCCTTCGCGTCGCGGCGCAGGCGAGCCTGGAGGCGACGGTGTTCAATCTGAAGACCAACCAGCCTATCGAGGGCATTACGATCTGGCTCGAAAACGAGGAGATCGGCTACTCCGAGCAGAAAACCACCAACGCGCTCGGTAAGGTCTTTTTCGCCGGCCTCACCACCGCCGGCGTCTACGAGGCGTTCGTACCGCAGAGTGCCGACTACAACGAGGCGCGTGCCGGCCAGATCAGGCTCCGTTCCAATGAAAAACGCAGCGTCGTGCTGCTCGTTGGGCCGGTCAGCGAGGTGCAGTTGGACGAGCTGGTCGTCGAAGGCTCCGGTTTCGCGCAGCTCAACACGACGTCCGCCGAAGTGGCCTCGACGCTGGCGGCGAAGGAAGTCGAGATGCTGCCCATCGAAGGTCGCGACATCACGCGAGCGCTTTACCGGCTGCCCAACGTGACGCTGGCGACCGGCTTTTTCCCCGAGGCGCCCAACGTCAGCATCAACGGCGCGAACTCCCTCTTCGTCAATTACATGATCGACGGGATGGATAACAACGAGAATTTTCTCGGCGGCCAGAAATTCCCCATTCCCGTGGGATCGGTGCAGGATGTGACCGTGCTGACGAACAACTACTCGGTCGAGTACGGTCGGACCGGCAACGGGGTGTTCAACGTGACGACGAAAGGCGGCGGCAATACCGTAAGCGGGGAGGCGTTTTACGTGACGCGGCCGGGTCCGGTGATCGACGCGAGCAGTCCGTACGCCCAGCGCGACCTCTCCGGTAACCAGGTGAAGGACGGCTTCCAGCGGCACCAGGCCGGCTTTGCCATCGGCGGCCCCATCCGGAAGGATGAGACCTTCTTCTTCGTCAACTACGAACAGACGTACGATCTCAAGGATAACCTGCTCAACGTGCCGGCGCTCGGCGTGAACGAGACGGTCCGTGGCCAGAATACCTTTTCGCTCGCGTCGGCCCGGGTCGACCAGCGCTGGTCGGACCGGTTTCGCTCCACCTTCCGCGCCAATGTCGGCATCGTGGGCATCGAGCGGCAGGGCGGCGGGCTCGAGGGGGGCACCGAGTTCCCCTCCACCGGAAACACCCAGGACCGCAACGCGACGCTCATCGGGGCCCAGAATACGTACCTGGGCGACCGCTTCGTGTGGGAGGGCAATGCACAGTTCAGCCGGTTTCGCTGGAACTACGCCGATGCGCAGGACAACACGACGCCCCGCGTCGACGTGCTCGGCGCCGACGGGTTGAGCCTCGCCGGCCTCGGACACCCCGGCTATGTGTTCGACGACATCGAGAACACGTTCCAGATTCAGCAGAAGGTGACGCTGTCCGTCGGCCAGAGCACGTTCAAGTTCGGCGGCGAAATCATCACGTCGAATTTCGAGCTAGCGGGCGGCGGCGCGCCGGCGGGCGCCTATCTGGTGCAGCTCAACCAGGCGCAGGAAGACGCGCTCCGCGAGCGGGCCCTCGGCTCGGAGCTGGGCGTCACCGACATCCCGGCGGACGCCGAGGTGCTCGCCTACTCGATCGAGCTGCGTCCGACACGCTTCGGCGCCCGGCAGAACTACTACTCGCTCTACGCCGAGGACCAGGTGGCCGTCAACAGCCGGCTCAACCTGACCGTCGGGCTGCGGTACGATTACGACAACCTCTCGAAGGGCGGCGCCGCCGAAGGCGACCTGAATAACTTCGCGCCCCGCCTCAATTTTAACTACCTCATCGACGACCGCAGCGTCGTCCGCGGCGGGTACGGCATCTTTTACGACAAGGTGCTCTACGCCATCTATTCGGATGCGCTCCAGCAGAACTCGACGGCGGAGGGCTACCGGCAGCAGCTGCAGCAGCTGATCGACACGGGGGTGCTGCCGGCGGATACCGACCTCGACCGGATCACGTTCGACGGCAACCTGACGGTCGACGCCACTGCGCTCACGCCCGGGTACCTGCAGGGCCCCGGGCCGTTCGAGGTGCTGGCGCAGCGCGACCAGGTGTTCAGCAACGAGCTGCGCATCCTCAATCCAAACGGCTACGACAACCCGTACACACACCAGTTCTCGCTGGGATACCAGCGGCAGCTGGGCACGGATCGGCTGTTTTATGTCGATCTGGTGCACACCCGGTCGTTTAATCTCTACCGGCTCCGCAGCCTGAACCCGCCGGCGCCGTGGGACCTGGATCCGGTGCCAACGGACCCGGCGTTTGATCCGAGCGACTATGTCCGCACGCCGGCCGAGGCGGACGCCACGCGGCCGGTACCGATCGTCCCGGGCGGGGCGCGCAACATCGTGGTTAGCGAGGCCGGCGGGGAGTCGCGCTACTACGCGGCGTCGTTCAACCTCCTCAAGGATCGCCACGACGATACCTACGCCTACCGCTTCTCGTACACGCTCTCGAACCTGCGCAACAACACGGAAGACATCAACTTCCGCGCGCAGGACGCCAATAATTTCGAGGACGAATGGGGGCCGTCGATCAACGACCGCACGCATGTGATCAACGGGATCGTCTATTATTACCCGGTGCGCGACGTGGCCGTATCGGTCGCGGCGCTCGTCCAGAGCGGCCAGCCGATCAACCGGATTCCCGATGCGACGATTTTTGGCACCACCGACCTTAACGGCGACGGACGCTCCTTCGCGGATGCCTACCAGGGCAACAGCGACCGCGCGCCGGGCGAGGACCGCAACAGCGACCGCCTGCCCTGGGCTACGACGTTCGACCTCGGCGTGCACTACAACCTGCCGGTCGCCGGCCAGATCGTCGAGCTTCGCGCCGACATCTTCAACCTGTTCAACGCCGAGAACCTGAGCGGCTACTCGAACAACGCGACGCAGAGCAACCAGATACAGGTCGGCGGCGCCCGGGAGATCGTCCGCCGCAATGCCGCTCCGCCGCGCCAGTTCCAGTTCGGCGTCCGCGTCGTGTTTTGA
- the nhaA gene encoding Na+/H+ antiporter NhaA: MASVKLDLPSRPVPAYIKPFQEFTKLEAAGGILLLLCSAVALIWANSPASSSYFALWETYMTVGVGAFQINKPVLLWVNDGLMAIFFFLVGLEIKRELLDGELASPRQAALPMAAALGGMLVPAGIYALLNAGTPYIAGWGVPMATDIAFALGVLALLGKKAPLSLKIFLSALAIVDDLGAVLVIALFYTEQISMTYLAIGGTLLAVSLMANRFGIRRTAVYVVLGLGVWVMFLKSGVHATVAGVLLALTIPVHTRVDVPLFLEKGKLMMDHIRGGSHQANGRPSGDQRAAIHGLEVLCKVSESPLQRMEHALHGWVAFGIMPIFALANAGVALGGSGLGPIGDNTILIGVALGLMLGKPIGVFAFTWLSVRAGVAVLPSGLTWHHIFGAACLAGIGFTMALFIANLAFSDATMLNSAKIGILGASLLSGVVGWLWLARLKPVPEEA; this comes from the coding sequence ATGGCATCCGTAAAGCTCGACCTCCCTTCGCGCCCCGTGCCGGCGTACATCAAGCCGTTTCAGGAATTCACCAAGCTGGAGGCCGCCGGCGGCATCCTGCTGCTGCTCTGTTCCGCCGTCGCCCTCATCTGGGCGAATTCGCCGGCGTCGAGCAGCTATTTCGCGTTGTGGGAGACCTACATGACCGTCGGCGTGGGGGCGTTCCAGATCAACAAGCCGGTGCTGCTGTGGGTCAATGACGGACTGATGGCCATCTTCTTTTTTCTCGTAGGGCTTGAAATCAAGCGCGAGCTGCTCGACGGCGAGCTGGCCTCGCCGCGCCAGGCGGCGCTCCCGATGGCCGCGGCCCTGGGAGGCATGCTGGTCCCGGCCGGCATCTACGCCCTGCTCAACGCCGGCACGCCGTATATCGCCGGATGGGGCGTGCCCATGGCGACCGACATCGCCTTCGCGCTTGGCGTGCTGGCGCTGCTGGGCAAGAAGGCGCCCCTGTCGCTCAAGATCTTCCTCTCCGCCCTGGCCATCGTCGACGACCTCGGCGCGGTGCTCGTCATCGCGCTGTTTTACACGGAGCAGATCTCCATGACGTATCTCGCCATCGGCGGGACGCTGCTGGCCGTTTCGCTGATGGCGAACCGGTTCGGGATACGCCGGACGGCCGTTTATGTGGTGCTCGGACTGGGCGTGTGGGTGATGTTTCTGAAGTCGGGCGTGCACGCGACGGTCGCCGGCGTGCTGCTGGCGCTCACGATCCCGGTCCACACGCGGGTCGACGTCCCCCTCTTTCTGGAGAAAGGAAAACTCATGATGGATCACATCCGCGGCGGGAGCCACCAGGCCAACGGCCGGCCGTCCGGCGACCAGCGGGCGGCGATCCACGGGCTGGAAGTGTTGTGCAAGGTGAGCGAGTCGCCGCTGCAGCGGATGGAGCACGCGCTGCACGGCTGGGTGGCCTTCGGCATCATGCCGATCTTTGCGCTCGCCAACGCCGGCGTGGCGCTCGGGGGCAGCGGGCTCGGCCCCATCGGCGACAACACCATTTTGATCGGCGTCGCGCTCGGGTTGATGCTGGGCAAGCCGATCGGGGTGTTCGCCTTTACCTGGCTCTCCGTCCGTGCCGGGGTGGCGGTGCTGCCGAGCGGGCTGACGTGGCATCATATTTTCGGCGCCGCGTGTCTGGCCGGCATCGGGTTCACGATGGCGCTGTTTATCGCCAACCTCGCGTTCAGCGACGCCACGATGCTCAACAGCGCCAAGATCGGCATCCTGGGCGCCTCGCTGCTCTCCGGCGTCGTCGGCTGGTTGTGGCTCGCCCGCTTGAAGCCGGTGCCGGAAGAGGCCTGA
- a CDS encoding alkaline phosphatase family protein: MKLSTLSSVLLLALLAGCQPAPSPTPSGIEHVFVIGVDGMSPDGIRNADTPVMDRMMREGAYTLQARGVLPTSSSPNWASMISGAGPALHGVTSNDWEKEVHSLPPVVNGDETIFPTIFSLVHNQRPGAEVGAIYHWTGFGRLFEKQAVNYDRSPDTEDETAALAAAYIEDKKPTFAFVHFDHVDHAGHTYGHGTDAYYASVGRADSLIGVVLAAIENAGLLERSLIIVSADHGGIGLGHGGETTEELEIPFLMMGHGVKRGFAIEAPVNTTDNAATVAFALGLKTPYAWTGRPVASAFEGFSTPDLMYTAASYLRSPVIHPPRNGYDPAGGLYVDTQPTVRITNTADRGVIRYTLDGTKPTAASPIYDAPFTLDATTVVQATAFEEDAPISKMSTAYFRVLSQPASRGYGIRYAAYAVDDLSALPDVSRLRPDTRGTTYELSGAGLTLPRDEHVVIVFETNLAILEPGTYRFTTGSDDGSKLYVDGKEVVNNDGDHGVIERSGDMDLTAGRHALRVEWFNGGGGKWLGVFYEGPGVPRQIIPGDRMHR, encoded by the coding sequence ATGAAGCTATCCACGCTGTCGTCCGTCCTTCTCCTTGCGCTGCTCGCCGGCTGCCAGCCCGCCCCATCCCCCACGCCTTCCGGCATCGAACACGTCTTTGTGATCGGCGTCGACGGCATGAGCCCCGACGGCATCCGCAACGCCGACACGCCGGTCATGGACCGGATGATGCGTGAAGGCGCCTATACGCTCCAGGCGCGCGGCGTGCTGCCCACCAGTTCCAGCCCGAACTGGGCCTCGATGATCTCCGGCGCCGGCCCCGCGCTGCACGGCGTCACCTCGAACGACTGGGAGAAGGAAGTGCATTCCCTCCCGCCCGTCGTGAACGGAGACGAGACGATCTTCCCCACCATCTTTTCGCTCGTCCACAACCAGCGCCCCGGAGCGGAGGTGGGTGCGATCTACCACTGGACCGGTTTCGGCCGGCTGTTCGAGAAACAGGCCGTCAACTACGACCGCTCGCCCGACACCGAGGACGAAACCGCCGCGCTCGCCGCGGCCTATATCGAGGATAAAAAGCCGACCTTCGCCTTTGTGCATTTCGACCACGTCGATCACGCCGGCCACACTTACGGCCACGGCACCGACGCCTATTATGCGTCGGTCGGCCGCGCCGACTCCCTGATCGGCGTCGTCCTCGCGGCCATTGAAAACGCCGGCCTGCTCGAGCGCAGCCTGATCATCGTCTCGGCCGATCACGGCGGCATCGGCCTCGGACACGGGGGTGAGACGACGGAGGAACTGGAGATTCCGTTCCTCATGATGGGTCACGGCGTCAAGCGGGGCTTCGCCATCGAGGCGCCCGTCAACACGACCGACAACGCTGCGACGGTCGCCTTCGCCCTCGGCCTCAAGACGCCGTATGCGTGGACCGGCCGGCCCGTCGCCAGCGCGTTCGAAGGGTTCTCGACGCCCGACCTGATGTACACGGCGGCGTCGTACCTGCGGAGCCCGGTGATCCACCCGCCCCGCAACGGCTACGACCCCGCCGGCGGATTGTATGTCGACACCCAGCCCACGGTCCGCATCACCAACACGGCCGACCGGGGCGTCATCCGCTACACCCTCGACGGGACGAAACCGACCGCGGCCTCGCCGATCTACGACGCGCCGTTCACCCTCGACGCCACCACCGTCGTGCAGGCGACCGCGTTCGAGGAGGATGCCCCGATCAGCAAGATGTCCACCGCCTATTTCCGCGTGCTGTCACAACCCGCGTCGCGCGGCTACGGGATCCGCTACGCCGCGTATGCCGTGGACGACCTGAGCGCATTGCCCGATGTGAGCCGGCTCCGGCCCGACACCCGGGGCACGACGTATGAGCTGAGCGGCGCGGGGCTGACGCTGCCCCGGGACGAACACGTGGTCATCGTCTTCGAGACCAACCTCGCCATCCTGGAGCCCGGCACGTACCGCTTTACCACCGGCTCGGACGACGGCAGCAAGCTCTACGTCGACGGCAAGGAAGTGGTGAACAACGACGGCGACCACGGGGTCATCGAGCGCTCGGGAGACATGGACCTCACCGCCGGCCGGCACGCCCTGCGCGTCGAATGGTTCAACGGCGGCGGCGGAAAATGGCTGGGCGTCTTCTACGAAGGCCCCGGCGTCCCCAGACAGATCATTCCGGGGGATAGGATGCACCGTTGA
- a CDS encoding HDOD domain-containing protein, producing MPIDVDLNLAEPRSILQGYIDAEQLTIPVLPAVAIDMLRMYKDPDTNARAMADLIQKDQSLVGSVVRVCNSAAYGGVRQITSLQLAIARLGIRVLGRIAVSHIVRGKVFSAHAHEQEMADIWSHAQLTALIANEVARQCGLDEEEAYLCGLLHSIGKPSVFQAIEELKGKGMIDVTPAEESALAEEFHCVVGFKVAEAWSLPPVVRQSCLHYKDPTESPVDTARVVSIVHVAHRLALSFRDADTEDAKSLLNESVIVTAGISDAALKALIDEAESFVQKAEGMGR from the coding sequence ATGCCTATCGACGTTGATCTGAACCTGGCTGAGCCGCGTAGCATCCTTCAGGGCTATATCGACGCAGAACAGCTGACCATTCCCGTGCTGCCGGCCGTCGCGATCGATATGCTGCGGATGTACAAGGATCCGGATACGAACGCGCGGGCGATGGCGGATCTCATCCAGAAAGATCAGAGCCTCGTCGGCAGCGTGGTGCGGGTGTGCAATTCGGCGGCCTACGGCGGCGTCCGTCAGATCACGTCCCTCCAGCTGGCGATAGCCCGGCTCGGCATCCGGGTGCTCGGGCGCATCGCCGTGTCACACATCGTCCGCGGTAAGGTATTCAGCGCGCACGCGCACGAACAGGAGATGGCGGACATCTGGTCCCACGCCCAGCTCACGGCCCTGATCGCCAACGAAGTGGCGCGGCAGTGCGGGCTGGACGAGGAGGAAGCCTATCTCTGCGGGCTCCTCCATTCGATCGGCAAGCCGTCCGTCTTCCAGGCCATCGAGGAGCTGAAGGGGAAGGGCATGATCGACGTGACGCCGGCGGAAGAGTCGGCCCTGGCGGAGGAGTTTCATTGCGTGGTGGGCTTCAAGGTGGCCGAAGCCTGGTCCCTGCCGCCGGTCGTGCGCCAGAGCTGTCTGCACTACAAGGATCCCACGGAATCCCCCGTCGACACCGCGCGCGTCGTGTCCATCGTACACGTGGCGCACCGCCTCGCGCTGAGCTTCAGGGACGCCGACACGGAGGACGCGAAGAGCCTGCTCAACGAGTCCGTCATCGTCACCGCCGGCATTTCCGACGCCGCCCTCAAAGCCCTGATCGACGAAGCCGAATCGTTCGTCCAGAAAGCCGAGGGGATGGGGCGGTGA
- a CDS encoding globin, with product MQAKFRSSLLRCLSNIHFLERFYDTFMASSPEVRNAFAHSDMERQMAMLNASLYQLMNLYEKRDDKARAFIQELGASHGKHGHQIPPALYDLWLDSLLKTVEECDAQYDASIGQAWREVMSYGIGLMKSNWDAQPKTPRGAEPAIAPEEIQHLADRLKELSQEASHRSDLERDSEASAFQFGQYRAYLHASQVVHELLNKK from the coding sequence ATGCAAGCGAAGTTTCGGTCCAGCCTCCTGCGCTGCCTGAGCAACATCCACTTTCTGGAGCGTTTTTACGACACCTTCATGGCGTCGTCCCCCGAGGTCCGCAATGCGTTCGCGCATTCGGACATGGAGCGGCAGATGGCGATGCTCAATGCGTCGCTGTATCAGTTGATGAACCTGTACGAAAAGCGCGACGACAAGGCGCGCGCGTTTATTCAGGAACTGGGTGCGTCGCACGGCAAACACGGGCACCAGATTCCGCCGGCGCTGTACGACCTCTGGCTCGACAGCCTGCTCAAGACGGTCGAGGAGTGCGATGCGCAGTACGATGCATCCATCGGTCAGGCGTGGCGGGAAGTCATGTCGTACGGCATCGGACTGATGAAGTCTAACTGGGACGCACAGCCGAAAACGCCGCGCGGGGCGGAGCCGGCGATCGCTCCGGAGGAGATTCAGCACCTGGCGGACCGGCTCAAGGAGCTCAGCCAGGAGGCCTCGCACCGATCCGATCTCGAACGGGACAGCGAGGCCTCGGCCTTCCAGTTCGGGCAGTATCGTGCTTATCTGCACGCGAGTCAGGTCGTGCATGAACTCTTGAACAAGAAATAG
- a CDS encoding ABC transporter substrate-binding protein: MKRIFLVLSMIAAACGASPKGDAGVDVDSASWEAIEAAARGQDVNLVMWTGDPFINEYMRGYVAPVVAERYAVNLTISSGQGNQIVSMLMTEIEAGKAESEVDMMWINGETFYQLRQIDALYGPFTQRLPNAQYIDLDNPYIGVDFQQPVEGFEAPWGNVQLTLIYDTLRVPAPPTTREALAAWVRAHPGRFTFDNGFTGMTLLKSWLMDIAGGPDALAGPFDETLYGRYAPQLWAYVRDIKPYLWKEGETYPAGVAQLHQMFASGEVDFTMSNNDGEVDNKVLQGLFPESARAFVLEGGTIQNSHYMGIVRTSSHKAGALVTINFLISPEAQLRKFDPAVWGDGTVLAIDRLPAEWQERFRSVPGRTHAPPREAIQPHALPELAPEYMIRLYEDFRTEILAE, from the coding sequence ATGAAACGCATCTTCCTCGTTCTATCGATGATCGCCGCCGCCTGCGGCGCGTCTCCGAAAGGAGATGCCGGCGTGGACGTCGATTCGGCGTCGTGGGAGGCCATCGAGGCCGCGGCGCGCGGGCAGGACGTCAACCTCGTGATGTGGACCGGCGACCCGTTCATCAACGAGTATATGCGCGGCTACGTCGCGCCGGTGGTGGCCGAGCGCTACGCCGTCAACCTGACGATCAGCTCCGGACAGGGCAACCAGATCGTCTCGATGCTGATGACCGAGATCGAAGCCGGCAAGGCCGAGAGCGAGGTCGACATGATGTGGATCAACGGCGAAACGTTTTATCAGCTCCGCCAGATCGACGCCCTCTACGGCCCCTTCACGCAGCGCCTGCCGAACGCGCAGTACATCGATCTGGACAACCCCTACATCGGGGTGGATTTCCAGCAGCCGGTCGAGGGCTTCGAGGCGCCCTGGGGCAACGTGCAGCTGACCCTCATCTACGATACGCTGCGTGTGCCAGCGCCCCCCACGACGCGCGAAGCGCTCGCCGCATGGGTCCGCGCCCACCCGGGTCGGTTTACGTTCGACAACGGCTTTACGGGGATGACGCTGCTGAAGTCGTGGCTGATGGACATCGCCGGCGGCCCCGACGCGCTGGCCGGCCCGTTCGACGAGACCCTGTACGGGCGCTATGCGCCGCAGCTCTGGGCGTATGTCAGGGACATCAAGCCGTACCTGTGGAAGGAAGGCGAGACGTATCCGGCCGGCGTCGCGCAGTTGCACCAGATGTTCGCGAGCGGGGAAGTGGACTTCACCATGAGTAACAACGACGGCGAAGTCGACAATAAAGTGTTGCAGGGGCTTTTTCCGGAATCGGCCCGGGCCTTCGTGCTCGAGGGCGGGACCATCCAGAATTCGCATTACATGGGGATTGTCAGGACCTCCTCGCATAAGGCCGGCGCCCTGGTGACGATAAACTTTCTGATCTCTCCCGAAGCCCAGCTCCGCAAGTTCGATCCCGCCGTCTGGGGCGACGGGACCGTGCTGGCGATCGACCGGCTGCCGGCGGAGTGGCAGGAACGGTTTCGCAGCGTCCCGGGCCGCACGCATGCGCCGCCCCGCGAGGCGATCCAGCCGCATGCGCTGCCCGAACTCGCCCCCGAATACATGATCCGGCTCTATGAAGATTTCCGGACCGAAATCCTTGCTGAGTAG